GGACTTTTCTTACTCCGATTTCCTTCGTCCGTTGCTCCGAAATGAATGCGATCAATGCGAATAACCCAAGGCATGATATCAAAATGGCAATACCCGAAAACACTGCCAGAATAGAAGAGACACGCGTTTCAGCCTTGTACATTTCGTCAAATTCCTGATCCAGAAAATGATACTCGAAGGGGCGCATCGGGAAGTTTTCTTTCCAGCTCTTTTTCAGCAATTCAATGGCTTGCGTCGATTCATTACCAGCAATTTTTACCATTACTTTTCCAAAATAATTGTATTCAGGAATGATGGCAATGGGACTTATTTTTTCGTGTAGTGATCTGAAATGGAAGTCTTTGGCAACCGCTTTCACTGCTCCTTCCCGACCATTCATATTCACCATTTTTCCAATGGCCGTTGCTGTTGTCCAACCTAGTGCTTTTACGGCAGACTCATTGAGGATAAAGGCATATTTACGTAATGCAAAAGAATCGGCAGTCGCTTGCAAAATATCGGTGCTATTGAAATTTTGCCCGTCCAGGAGCTGCATGCCTAGCGTTGGCACAAAGTCCTTTTCCACCGGAATGGCGGTAATGTTCATCTGGAAATTCTGCGGTTTGTCGCTGGCAGTGATGGTATAACCGCCCTGCACATTTACCGGAGAATCGTAGGAGGCAGTCACAGACTTAACGATCGGACTGTTGAGCAGCTCGTTTTTCATTGCTTCCAGCTTCGTGGCCGAAATTCCGGATCCGACATCCATTACAATGATTTGCGAGGGATTAAGCCCGAGATTTTTGTTTTGAATAAAACGAAGCTGCTGATTTGCAACGATCGTCCCGATGATAAAAAGGATTGAAATAGTAAACTGAAAAACGACCAGTGCGCTGCGCAAACCGCTTCCACTATTCGCGGCAAGCACTTTTCCTTTCAAAACCTTGATTGGCTCAAAACCTGAAAGCACCGCTGCCGGATAAAGCCCGGACAACAATGTTACGCCAATGGCCAATGCAAGCAGCAACAAGATCACAGAAGCGGATGGCCAGATACTGAACCCAAGCGTGTTTCCGGAAATGTTACTGATAATTGGGAAGCCAAAAAATGCGATGATAAGCCCTACTAAAATGGCCGTGACTGTGATCAGGCCGCATTCAAAAAGATACTGACGAAAAACCTGTGTCCTGGCAGCGCCCATTACTTTGCGTACGCCTACCTCACGCGCCCGGACTGCGGAACGTGCTGTGACCAGATTAATGAAATTAATGCAGGCAATGATCAGGATGAGTAGCCCGACGCCGGAGAGAATGTAAACGTATTTGTAATTGCCGGAAGCCTCCATACCAGCAGAAACATTGGAATAGAGGTGAATACGGTTAAATGCTTCCAGGCTCAGTCTCACTTTAGTGGACGGATCTTGTGGGTTATTCAGGTTTTTGGAAACGAATTGATCCACTTTCCCCTGTAAAGTTTCCACTTTTGCCTGCGGTTGCAACAACAGGTAGGTGTAGTCGTTTGCGGAATCAAATGCCTCCGTTTTTGAGCGGGGCAATGTACTGTAACTTCCGAGCCAGTTGAATTTTATGTGTGAGTAGGAAGGAATATCGGCAATCACGCCTGTCACTTGCATCGTGAGCTTTTCATTCATGGTCACCGACTTCCCGATCGCACTTTCTGCGCCAAAATATTTACGGGCAGTCGTTTCGTCAATCACCACCGAATTGGGCTGGGCCAATGCCGTTGCCTGATCACCTTCGATAAATTCGGTTGGAAAAATCTTAAAGAATGATGCATCAGCAAAAAGTACCTTTTTTTCGTTGAACAGTGCGTCGTTATATTTTACGGCAACCGCTCCCCCGCCGCTGTAAGGATAAATGCGGACCGCTTCTTTGACTTCACCGAATTCCCGGGCAAAAGCAGGTGCCACCGCCGTTGGCGTCACTGCCACATTAACCGGCTCGCTATCACCTGATTGGTAAAATAAATTAACCCTGACAATGTGCTCCCCATTCGTTTGAAAGCGGTCATAGCGGACTTCATGAAGCACATAAGTGGCCAGCAAAAGAAAGCAGCCGATCCCCAGTGAAAGTCCTGTAATACTGACAAACGAGTTGGTTTTGTACTTCCAGAGGTTTCGAACAGCGATTTTAAAATAATTTTTTAGCATGTGTTTTGACATAGTTTATATGTTACTCACTTTTTAAAGACTTCACCGGGTTCATTAATGCTGCCTTGATACTCTGGAAACTGATCGTGAATAATGCGATCACAATCGATATCAGTGCTGCCGATGCAAAAACCCACCATTTAATCTCGGTATGATATGCAAAATCCTGCAACCAGCTATTCATGGCATACCAGGCAATGGGCGAGGCAATGACGATCGCAACGAGGACCAGTTTGAGAAAATCATTGGAAAGCAAAATCACGAGACTGGCAACCGACGCGCCAAGCACCTTGCGAACCCCTATTTCCTTGGTCCTGATCTCGGCCATAAACATGGACAGACCTAACAAGCCAAGGCACGATATGAAAATAGCAATGCCTGCAAATATTCCAAAAAGCAGCTGCTGAGTTTGTTCCCGCGCATACAGCTGTCCGAATTTCTGATCCAGGAATTCGTAAGCGAATGGGCGGTCGGGAAAATGATTTTGCCATACAGATTCGATGTGCGCCAGCGCTTCTTTAATGTTGCCACCCGAAATATGTATAGACATCCAGCCCATGCGGCCCGGCTGGGCAAACATGGCAATAGGCGCTACTTTTTGGTGTAATGATTCAAAGTGGTAGTCTTTGGTAACGCCAATAATCTGTCCGCGGATGTCCCCATAGCCAAACCTGTTTCCTACGGCATACGCAGGATTTTTCCAGCCCAAAAGTTTGACCGCAGTTTCATTGAGGACAAACCCACCCGTTTTATCTGTTGAAAAAGCACGTGAGAAATTCCTTCCCGCAGCCATTTCGATCTCATAGGCAGGGATAAAATCTTCATCCACCGATAATGACTTGATAGTGATATCGGTTGGCGCCATGGAATCTCCTTTCATAACATAGGCATCCCAGGAATCCAGTAACCTGCCCGAAGGAATCCGCGAGGAGCGGCCTACTTCGATAATGTTGCTATTGGCTTTCAGTTGTTGCTTAATGCTTTCATAGTTGATCGTAGAATCATTTCCGGCAGATAGCAGCACAACCTGGTCTTTGGAATAACCCAGTTTGTAATTTTTAATGTAACGCATTTGGTTATACACCACCGCAGTACTGATGATGAGCGCGACAGCAATGGCAAATTGGGTCACTACGAGCACCTGACGCAGGTTTCCATTCTTCAATGCAGAGGCGATCTTACCTTTGAAAACGCTCAGCGGCTGAAACGACGTCATGAAAAATGCAGGATAACTTCCTGCTATCAGCCCGGTAAACAATGTGATACCTACCACGATGGAAAGGAACACAGGATCCATCAGGGATTGGAATGAAAGCTGTTTTTGGGTAAAATCATTCATGAAAGGCAGACATACGATCACCAGCACGATTGCAAAAAGCAGGGAAACCGAAACCAGCAAAATGGATTCGCTCAAAAACTGCCGGATCAATTGATGACGCACCGCGCCTATCACTTTCCTCATGCCTACTTCCTTGGCCCGGGTTGCCGAACGCGCCGTGGCCAGGTTCATATAGTTGATGCAGGCAATAATGAGTATAAAAATCGCAATGGCTGAAAAAAGGTATACGTATTGTATATCACCATTAGCCTCAATTTCGGAATCAAGATGTGAATGCAGGTGAATGTCCGTCAGCTTCATCAGGTTCAATACTGAGTAAGTTGAGGCTTTGGGATCAATATGACGGTTCTGGAATGCAGGAAATGCTTTGACCAGTTTTTGCACGTCGTAATTTTTAGGCAGCAGCAGGAATGTTGAGAATGAGTTGTTCCCCCAGTTGGTTCTCAATCCTTCGGCTCCGTAAACGCGGTTGTCATTCAATGTCGAAAATGAGACCAGAAAATTGGGATGAAAATGTGATTGTGCCGGAAGCGGCTCAAAAACGCCGGTAATGGTGTAGTCAAACTGGTTATCCAGCCGCACGGTTTTACCGATCGGGCTTTCTTTGCCAAAATATTTTTCTGCCATCGGCCGCGAGAACATAATGGAAAATGGATTTTCCAAAGCTTTGTCCGGGTTGCCCTGCGTGACATCAAAAGTGAATACTTTGAACACATTGGCTTCGGCAGCGAACATGTTTTCTTCATTGAATATCTTCTCGCCGTGCTTCACGAGTGCATCCACTTCCAACAACCTCACTACCTGCTCTACCTCCGGAAAGTCCTGTTTCACGAGCGGGCCAAAAGGTGGCGCTGCGTGTCCCAGACGCAATGATTCGGTACCGTCTTTGGAAAGAAACGTTCTTGCCAGTCTGTAAATCCTGTCCGCATTCGCATGGTGACGGTCATAGCTCAGCTCATCTTTCACGTAGAGGGATAACAGCAGAAAACAGGCAAGCCCAATGGCTACACCTGCTATATTAATGAAGCTGAACGACTTGTGTTTCAACAGGTTTCGCAGCGCGATTTTAAGATAGTTTCTCAGCATAAAAATTGAGTTGTTCAGGGTTTTGGTTAACAAATTTGTGCCATTGACACAAAAAGCTAATAATCAACAATTTAACGCATTTATAATGTCCGATAACGGACATTCTTGTTCAGCGTTGTACGTAAAAAAGACTTGGCAAGTCTTTGAGACTTGCTAAGTCTATCTAGGGGTGGTTATCGTTTGCTAATTTCCGCTTTGTACATCGTCGTTCCTGATACCTCTCTGGTTTTTCTTAATAGCAGCTTTCAGACGGCCAAATTTGTAGTTCAAGCTCAGATTGAATGACCGGAAGTAATCCCTTCGATAATCAGTCTGGCTGAAATCCGGCCCCGACGTCTCCCGCCGGAAGTTTCTGAATTTGGTAAATGGGTTATTGGCTGCGGCCGAGAATGTTAATTTATCCTTGATCACGTCTTTGCTCACACTGAAGGCACAGCTGGTCATGGCATTACTGCTTCCCTGTAAATTAACATTGGGCCCATTCAGGTTCAGATTCGCATTCACTTTCCAGTCTTTAACCAGCCGGTAACCCGTGGATACCGAAACTTGCGACATAATGCCTTGATTCGTCACTGGAATGTTGTTTACAATTCCTTTCACTTTTCCATGGGCGGCTCTGGCATTCAGGCTGAAATTCCATTTTTTCGTGATCGGATAATTGACATTTAGCATGAGCATAATGAGACGCGCCGTACCGGTGTTCTCAAACGAATTCCGTGTGATGTTCGTTTCCGGGTCATAAACTGCCACTTGGAAGATAAGGTCACGAAAAGCTGTAACGCCAGTCCCAATATTGATAGATGCTTTTTTATTCAGGCTGTAAGTCAATTGAACGTCGTTAACAAATGCAGGTCGCAAGTTTGGATTCCCGGTTCTTTCGAAATTTGGGTTGGAGCGGTCGATAAATGGATTTAGCTGCCAGATTCCAGGGCGCTGGATACGCTGCGAGTAACCCAGGTTCAATGCATTGTTATTCTTGAATTTACGGTTGATAGACATCGACGGGATCACGTTGAAATAGTTTTGCTTTACCTTTGAATCGGTAGAAATAAAGTCCGCGTCGACGACCGTTTGTTCAATGCGTACACCTCCTTTAAAAGACCAGTTTTTTAGGCTATATTGATAGGTATTGTAAACACCGAAGACGTTTTGAGTATTGTTGTACTTGTTGCTCATCCCGGGACTGATCTGATACCCGTTTGTCTCAGGATTAAAAACATCATATCGAAAATCACTGCGATTATCTCGCATAATGCCTTTTAAACCGGCCTCAATCGTCAGTTTTTTGACTGGATACACGATATCCACCTGAAAAGTCTGTTCCGAAAAACTTTGTGAATTGATCTGGCGGTAATCGGGCAGCCCGAAGTTGACCTGCTCCGAGATCGAGAGGTTACTGTTTTGCTTATTGTTATACCCAAAATAGCGATAAGAGAATGTCAGGAGCCTATTTTTATCCGCTTTTGAAGTCCGCTGAAAGTTGAGTGCTGCATCCATTCCGTTTCCATCCCCCCGGTTGTTGTTGTCAACCCGATATGCTTCCAGGATTTCACTGCTCCGGTTCAATCGGGACGTCTGATAACCTGAACCTTCTGACTTACTGCCATTGATATTGAACTGCGCACTCAACAGGTTCAGCGTATCAATTTCGTAGCTGATTTCATAACCTATATAACCGTTTTTGTTGGCTGATTTCGCAAATCCATTCTGATTCGTATTGGTTAGAGATTCCCCGAAAGTACTCCTACTCACTCTATTCAATGTTGATGGCGTGTTGTACTGGCTTCCACCGGCCATGGCAGTCATTCCTATTTTCCCCAATTTGGCCGACACCGATCCGCCAAAACCAGGCCCGCCGATTGGAAACCGCTCGCTGACATTGATCGTACCATTGTAGCCGTTATCCACTTTTTTGTTGGTAATAATGTTGATAATCCCAGCCAACCCCTCCGCATCATATTTGGCAGGTGGCGTTGTGATCACCTCGATCCGCTCAATCGACGACGCCGGCATGCTGCGCAACACTTCCTTATAACTTCTTTCGACCATACTGGACGGCTTGCCATTAATCAGGATCTTGAAATCCGCATTGCCTTTCAGATAAACATTATCGTCAGCGTCTAGGGACAGAAATGGCACTTTCCGCATCATTTCCAATACGCTGTAAACTTTACTCTCGGGATCCGCCTGCAAGTCGTAGGTGATCCGGTCCACCTCCTGTTTTACAATAGGTTTGACTGTGGTCACGGTTACTTCTTTTAGGCCTGTAACGCTCGGACTGATAGATATTGAGCCAAGATCAATGCTCTTTTTGGTACTGTCCGAAAGGTCCGCTATCACCGTTTTTGTCTGGTAACCTACCCCAACAATGACGATCGAATATTTCAGTGGTTTCAGGTTTTTAAACACAAACGATCCATCGGTTTTGGTAAAATCAGCCTTGATCGCCGTGGTTTTATCAGTCATCAGATTGACAGTGATGTAGTCAAGCGCTTTCTTGTTTGAAGAATCGGCAACAATGCCGGATATCCGGCTACCAGTGTTGATAGTCTGTCCAAAAGACACGCGGCTCATGCACATGAGTCCGGAGAAGAGAATAGAAATGAAAATTAGGAGTAATGTTTTCATGGTGAACATTTTGAGTTGGCTAGTAGATGCAAAAGGCATAGGAATTCCGGTAAGAGATTGCGGCTCTTTTAAATACGTCGTTAAAATGGTGGCTTGCTTTTCCTTACTTCATGGGCATGGTATCACAGTTAGAAATCAAACTGACGATACAAATGTATTCTAAGGTACTTTGTGATGCAAGGTACTAGGCGAGATTATTTTTACTAAATGATGAACGGCTAATATTTCATTTGACCGGTAAAGACATTCAACATGAAGCAGAAAATCAGTCAGTTAGTTGATCATTTTCCGTTCAATAAGAAAATTCAGGATCAGACTTATTCCGCCCAGGAGAAAGACCATTGACAAATAGGCGGTGCCTTTGTTAAAATCATAATATTTTTCCAGCGTATCGCCCAGCAGGATACCCGAGCCAATACCCACGAAAAGCATCCCGAACTTTAATGTCGGATAGGTAGAAAAATTCTTGTCTGTAAAAATGGATGCATCTGCACCTTTCTCGATGAGGGCTATACGTTCCCGGTGGCGCGTCATCAGGAAAACATAAATGATTCCGAAAATTCCGGCAAATGCGCCCAGTGATATTACTACTCCGTTCATGATTGTTTTGTTTTAATGTTACCCATTTGACAGGAAACACCGTCGCACGGTTACAGATTTTTTGAAAAATATTAAACAAAAAAAATATCGCCCGAACTGTAACCGATCACCCAGCATTCCTGTCTTATCAGAAGATGAGTAACTTGAATGCATGAAGAATCCGGGGGATCAGATCCATATTGAGAAAGTAAAAAAAGGAGACCTGGGTTCCTTCACTTTTCTTGTTGACAAATACAAAAATATGGCGTACACCATTGCTTTCAAGATCTTGGGCAATGCGGAAGACGCCGAAGATGTGGCGCAGGAAAGTTTTGTCAAGGCTTTTCTTCAGATCAATGCGTTCCAGGGGAAATCGAAATTTTCAACCTGGCTATACACCATTGTTTACAGGACTTCTGTTTCTAAATTGCAGCAGGACAAGTTTCAGTTTCTTTCTATTGATGAAGAAATAAGTGAAAATTACAATGATGACCATTCAACTCCTCAAATTGAACAACTACAAGCCACTGAAAGAGATAAATTTGTAAAGGACGCGATCCAGAAGCTGCCAAAAATAGAGTCGCTGCTGATTACGTTGTATTATATGAATGAAAATTCGGTAGAGGAGATCGGCGAAATTACTGGCTTGTCTGCGGCCAACATCAAAGTAAAGCTGTTCAGGGCCAGGAAGGTTTTGGGAAAAGAACTACAATTTTTGTTATAACGCGGAGCATGGAAATGGAGGACCATAACGAAGAGAATTTCAGAAAACTGCTGCGAAGGACTGCAATAGATAAGCCTCGCGTAGATTTTACTGAAAATGTAATGAAGAAAGTCAGCGCGGAGTGGCAGCACATTACTGCTACTGAGGACGCTGCATTGAAAATGCTGGTTAAAAGTACGAGTCTTGAAAAGCCATCCGCTGCATTTACGGATCAGGTTTTACGTGCATTGCCAGCCCCTTCCCCTGCGATCAGGTACCAACCTATTATTCCGAAAAAAGCATGGTATTGGATAGCTGCGACGGTGTCAATGGTCATTGCAGCTTGTTTTTACTTTCCGGGTAGTACGTCGGAACAAACTCCGAAGGTCATTAGCTTCATTGAAAAGACTACAAGCTCGACCCACATTATTTCTGACAAAATGGCCAATGTACCGCAGCATTACTCGCTGATTATTATTGGGTTGGCGGCATTGATGTTGTTTGATTATTTTCTTCGCTTAAAGGAAACAAAACTTGCCAAATCGTAAAGATTTGGCAAGTTCCCCGGTAAGTTTAATCAGCGTTGCGATTTATCCTTTACGATTGTAACGACGATTGTCAAACTGGCTACCGTGTTGTTGGTAAGCGAATAAACGCTGACGTTGGGCAGGAGTCAACACAGCAAGGATCTCTTTTTGCTTTTCCTGTTCCAGACGCTTAACGCCCTGATATGTGCTATATCTTCTGTTGGACGATGTCAGGCGATCATAATGGTTCTCGATCTTCTTGATTTTATTCTCTTGCTTACGCGACAGTTTCACGATTTCATCCAGCTTATTGATCTTGAATTCCTCAAAAGCATTGTCAGCTCTGGAATTGGCTGTGGCTGGTACTTCCTGACGATTATAACGTTGTGCGAAGCTGTTACCTACTGTTAATGTAACTATGGTTGCGATGGCTAAGATGGTCTTTCTCATGGTTTCTAAAATGTTTAAATTGTTTGTTTATGTAGGTTAGAGGGCCTTTTTTGACAAACGTTTAATTCACTTAAAACCCAATCTGCGAACCAGGTCTTTCACCAGACAGTATGGTAGTTTTCATCGACGAGTGGTTACTTTTCGGGTTTTTAAATTTGAAAGGAAAAACTTTGATAGCACCGGGGGGTATTTGGTCAAACTGAGCGGAGTCGAAGTACATGCACTTCGACTCCACTCAGTTTGACCAAAAAACAGGGTAACAAAAAAAGGTTGATAATAAATATCCTATTCGCTCCTAAGCGATTTCACTGGATTCATCAGTGCAGCTTTAATCGCCTGAAAACTTACAGTCAACAGTGTGATCAAAATGGCCGTCACCGCTGAAACCGCGAATACTACCCAGCTCAGCTCAATGTGATACTCGTATTTTTTCAGCCAGTCGTTGAGGAAATATAATGCGATGGGCGAGGCGATCGCACAAGAGAGGATCACCAGGTATACAAATTCCTTGGATAACATGGCCCACATTTGCGCCACACTGGCACCCAACGCTTTGCGGATCCCGATTTCCTTTGTGCGTTGCTCGGCCGTATAAGCCGCCAGACCGAACAAGCCCAGACATGAAATAAAGATCGCCAGAACCGCGAAAACACGCGCCAGCTTACCAATCCTCTCCTCAGTCCTGAATTTGGTTTCATATTCCTCATCCGCAAATTTGAACTCGAAAGGTGAATCCGGATCATGTTTGCGAAATACAGCTTCTACTTTTTTCAACGCTTTATCTACCTCAGTACCCGGCGTCAGTTTTATATTGATCAGGTTGGCCCACTCATAATCCATTAAAAACACCGTCGGCACCGCAGGCTCATAAGGAGATTGCATGACCATATCTTTGATCACACCCACTACCTGACGAGGTTTCCCATTGAAACGGATCGTTTTACCCACAATGTCCTTGATCCCTGTCAATTTGACGGCTGATTCATTTAAAACAAAAGCTGCGGTATCTGTTGAAAATTGTCTTGAAAAGTCACGACCCTGAATAATTTTCCAGCCAATGGTCTTCCCAAAATCATGCGTAACTGCGATCGTCCCGAACAACGGTAGCGAACCGGCTTCCATTCCCTCCCATTCAAAGCCGATCTGATTGGAATAAATGCCGGTAGTAGGACTCGACGACTGGCTCATTTCGTATACCACACCCGTTTTCAAAAGATCGTCTCGCAAGGGATAATATTTTCCATAGATGTTTGGAGAAATATCGATTTGCAACAAACCCTGCCGGTCGTAGCCTACGGGCCGGTTTTTAGCATGTTGGATCTGCTGGAATACGATGATCGTGCCGATAATGAGCGTAATGGAGACTGTAAACTGCATGACCACCATTACTTTTCTCGGCGTAGCGGCCCACTTGCCAAGCTTGAATGTTCCTTTCAAAACTGCCAGCGGATTAAAGGAAGACAGATAGAACGCCGGATAGCTTCCCGAAATGAGGCCTGTAAATAATGAAAAGACGATCAATATGAGCCAGAAAAGCGGATATTCATATGGAAACCCGACTTTTTTACCCGAAAGCTCATTGAATGCAGGCAATGTAAGTGCAACCAGCAAAATCGCGAGTATCAGCGCAAATGCTACTACCAGAAACGATTCGCTCAGGAATTGAAATACCAGCTGGCTTCTCAGTGAACCGATCGACTTGCGGATACCAACTTCTTTCGCACGCTTTTCGGACCGCGCGGTGCTGAGGTTCATAAAATTGATACACGCCAAAAGCAGCACAAACACGCCAATAATGCTGAAAAGCCAAACAAACTGAATTCCGCCGCCCACATTTTTACCGTCCTTGAAATCGGAATACAAATGCCACCGGCTCATTGGATGCAGGAAATAGCGTGGATTGTCTGTTTTAGAAAACGCATGCGGCATTTCAACATCGCGTATTTTCAATGATACTTTTTCAATGTCCGCGTGATCGGCGACCTGTGCATAAAATTGAAAAGAATGGTTGCCCCATTGCGTTTGGGCATCTTTCACCCAATTTTCAGAAAGCAGGTAGTCATTCCAGGTGAGCAACATACTCAGTTCATTGAATTCAGAATTGAAAGGAATGTCCTCATATACGCCGGTCACTTTTACATCCTTTTTAATATCGAGTTTAAGTGTTTTGTTCAGTGCCTCCTCATTGCCGAACAATGCTTTTGCGACAGTTTCTGAAATAACAACCGAGCCGGTCTCTTTCAACGCTGTTTTCAGGTCCCCGCTGATCATTCTCAACGACAGCATTTCAGGAAAAGCTGGCTGGGCAAACATCCCGGATTTGTTGATCTTCTTATCACCATTGGCCAGCAAATGCCCATAATTCCACGAGGCCATCGACGTATTCTTGAAGTCCGCCGAATACTTTGTACCCATTTCCATCACGGACGGAAGTGATACGGCCCTGCCGCTGCCTGTTTGTCCGTTGAATGTCTGATTAATGTAAGCCTGCGTGAGCCGGTCGTAGTTTTTATGGTATTTGTTAAAGGAAAGTTCATCCCACACCCAGAGACCGATCAGCATTGCCACGGCAATTCCGACTGCTAGGCCGGCGATGTTAATAAATGAATAGACTTTGTTCTTGAAGAGATTACGAAGTGCGATAACGAAATAGTTCTTGATCATGACGGGGTTGGGTTTTTGCTGTTAGCGATTAGCTTTTAGCTTTTTATAAATGTTTCTTTGGTATCGTTTATCTTATTCTATTAAAAATAGCTAACGGCTAAAAGCTAGTAGCAAAAAAACTACTCACTTCTCAGCGCCTTTACCGGATTCACCAATGCTGCTTTTATACTCTGGAAACTGACGGTTATTAATGCAATTACGATGGCAAAAATA
The genomic region above belongs to Dyadobacter pollutisoli and contains:
- a CDS encoding ABC transporter permease, with the protein product MIKNYFVIALRNLFKNKVYSFINIAGLAVGIAVAMLIGLWVWDELSFNKYHKNYDRLTQAYINQTFNGQTGSGRAVSLPSVMEMGTKYSADFKNTSMASWNYGHLLANGDKKINKSGMFAQPAFPEMLSLRMISGDLKTALKETGSVVISETVAKALFGNEEALNKTLKLDIKKDVKVTGVYEDIPFNSEFNELSMLLTWNDYLLSENWVKDAQTQWGNHSFQFYAQVADHADIEKVSLKIRDVEMPHAFSKTDNPRYFLHPMSRWHLYSDFKDGKNVGGGIQFVWLFSIIGVFVLLLACINFMNLSTARSEKRAKEVGIRKSIGSLRSQLVFQFLSESFLVVAFALILAILLVALTLPAFNELSGKKVGFPYEYPLFWLILIVFSLFTGLISGSYPAFYLSSFNPLAVLKGTFKLGKWAATPRKVMVVMQFTVSITLIIGTIIVFQQIQHAKNRPVGYDRQGLLQIDISPNIYGKYYPLRDDLLKTGVVYEMSQSSSPTTGIYSNQIGFEWEGMEAGSLPLFGTIAVTHDFGKTIGWKIIQGRDFSRQFSTDTAAFVLNESAVKLTGIKDIVGKTIRFNGKPRQVVGVIKDMVMQSPYEPAVPTVFLMDYEWANLINIKLTPGTEVDKALKKVEAVFRKHDPDSPFEFKFADEEYETKFRTEERIGKLARVFAVLAIFISCLGLFGLAAYTAEQRTKEIGIRKALGASVAQMWAMLSKEFVYLVILSCAIASPIALYFLNDWLKKYEYHIELSWVVFAVSAVTAILITLLTVSFQAIKAALMNPVKSLRSE